A stretch of the Microtus ochrogaster isolate Prairie Vole_2 linkage group LG2, MicOch1.0, whole genome shotgun sequence genome encodes the following:
- the Mut gene encoding methylmalonyl-CoA mutase, mitochondrial, protein MLRAKNQLFLLSPHYLKQLKDTSASRWNRLLHQQQPLHPEWAGLAKKQLKGKNPEDLIWHTPEGISIKPLYSRADTTDLPEELPGVKPFTRGPYPTMYTYRPWTIRQYAGFSTVEESNKFYKDNIKAGQQGLSVAFDLATHRGYDSDNPRVRGDVGMAGVAIDTVEDTKILFDGIPLEKMSVSMTMNGAVIPVLATFIVTGEEQGVPKEKLTGTIQNDILKEFMVRNTYIFPPEPSMKIIADIFQYTAQHMPKFNSISISGYHMQEAGADAILELAYTIADGLEYCRTGLQAGLTIDEFAPRLSFFWGIGMNFYMEIAKMRAGRRLWAHLIEKMFQPKNSKSLLLRAHCQTSGWSLTEQDPYNNIVRTAIEAMAAVFGGTQSLHTNSFDEALGLPTVKSARIARNTQIIIQEESGIPKVADPWGGSYMMESLTNDVYEAALKLIYEIEEMGGMAKAVAEGIPKLRIEECAARRQARIDSGSEVIVGVNKYQLEKEDSVEVLAIDNTSVRKKQIEKLKKIKSSRDQVLAQRSLEALTQCAASGDGNILALAVDAARARCTVGEITDALKKVFGEHKANDRMVSGAYRQEFGESKEITSTIKRVNQFMEREGRRPRLLVAKMGQDGHDRGAKVIATGFADLGFDVDIGPLFQTPREVAQQAVDADVHAVGVSTLAAGHRTLVPELIKELTALGRPDILVMCGGVIPPQDYEFLKEVGVSNVFGPGTRIPKAAIQVLDDIEKCLTEKQQSI, encoded by the exons ATGTTGAGAGCTAAGAATCAGCTTTTTTTGTTATCACCCCATTACCTGAAGCAGCTAAAAGATACATCTGCCTCTAGATGGAACCGACTTCTACATCAGCAGCAACCCCTTCACCCAGAATGGGCTGGACTGGCCAAAAAGCAGCTGAAAGGCAAAAACCCAGAGGACCTAATATGGCATACCCCAGAAGGGATCTCTATAAAGCCCTTATATTCCAGGGCAGATACTACGGACTTACCTGAAGAGCTTCCAGGAGTGAAACCCTTCACACGTGGACCCTATCCCACCATGTATACCTATAGGCCCTGGACCATCCGTCAGTATGCAGGCTTTAGTACTGTGGAAGAAAGCAATAAATTCTATAAGGACAATATTAAGG CTGGTCAGCAGGGATTGTCTGTTGCCTTTGACCTGGCAACACATCGTGGTTATGATTCCGACAACCCTCGAGTTCGCGGAGATGTTGGAATGGCCGGAGTTGCTATTGACACTGTAGAAGACACCAAAATCCTTTTTGATGGCATTCCGTTAGAAAAAATGTCCGTTTCCATGACCATGAATGGAGCAGTTATCCCAGTCCTGGCAACGTTTATAGTAACCGGGGAAGAGCAAGGCGTGCCGAAAGAGAAGCTCACAGGCACAATTCAGAACGACATCCTAAAGGAGTTTATGGTCAGAAACACTTACATTTTCCCCCCAGAACCATCCATGAAAATTATCGCTGACATTTTCCAATACACAGCACAG caCATGCCAAAATTTAATTCCATTTCGATCAGTGGTTACCATATGCAAGAAGCAGGGGCTGATGCCATTCTAGAACTGGCCTACACCATCGCAGATGGCTTGGAGTACTGCAGAACTGGTCTCCAGGCTGGACTCACAATTGACGAATTTGCACCAAG GTTGTCTTTCTTTTGGGGAATTGGGATGAACTTCTACATGGAAATAGCGAAGATGCGAGCTGGGAGAAGACTTTGGGCTCACTTAATAGAAAAGATGTTCCAACCTAAGAACTCCAAATCTCTTCTTTTACGAGCACACTGCCAGACATCGGGGTGGTCACTTACTGAGCAG GATCCCTACAATAACATTGTCCGCACTGCAATTGAAGCAATGGCAGCTGTGTTTGGAGGGACACAGTCTTTGCATACAAATTCTTTTGATGAGGCTCTGGGCTTGCCCACTGTGAAAAGCGCTCGAATTGCCCGAAACACACAAATCATCATTCAAGAAGAATCTGGGATCCCAAAAGTGGCTGATCCTTGGGGAGGATCGTACATGATGGAATCCCTCACAAATGATGTTTATGAAGCTGCTCTGAAG CTCATATATGAAATTGAAGAAATGGGGGGGATGGCCAAAGCTGTAGCTGAAGGAATACCTAAACTTCGCATTGAAGAGTGTGCTGCCCGAAGACAAGCTAGAATAGATTCTG GGTCTGAGGTCATTGTTGGAGTAAATAAGTATCAGTTGGAGAAAGAGGACTCTGTGGAAGTTCTGGCCATTGACAATACTTCAGTGCGTAAGAAGCAGATTGAAAAACTTAAGAAG ATTAAATCCAGCAGGGATCAAGTTTTGGCTCAGCGGTCTCTCGAGGCACTTACCCAGTGTGCTGCCAGTGGAGATGGCAATATTTTGGCTCTTGCTGTGGATGCAGCTCGTGCAAG ATGCACAGTTGGAGAAATTACAGACGCTTTGAAAAAGGTTTTTGGTGAACATAAAGCTAATGATCGTATGGTGAGTGGAGCCTATCGGCAGGAGTTCGGAGAAAGTAAAGAGATAACATCTACCATCAAGAG AGTTAATCAATTCATGGAACGTGAAGGTCGCAGACCCCGTCTTCTTGTGGCAAAAATGGGGCAAGATGGCCATGACAGAGGAGCTAAGGTCATTGCTACAGGATTTGCTGATCTTGGTTTCGATGTAGATATAGGCCCTCTTTTTCAG ACCCCCCGTGAAGTCGCCCAGCAGGCTGTGGACGCAGATGTGCATGCTGTGGGCGTCAGCACACTTGCTGCTGGTCACAGAACCCTCGTTCCTGAGCTTATCAAAGAGCTTACTGCCCTGGGACGGCCAGATATCCTTGTCATGTGTGGCGGTGTGATTCCACCAcag GATTATGAATTTCTAAAAGAAGTTGGTGTTTCTAATGTATTTGGTCCTGGAACGCGGATTCCCAAAGCCGCCATTCAAGTACTTGATGATATTGAGAAGTGTTTGACAGAGAAGCAGCAATCTATATAA